CCATCAGGTGGTAGGCCCGCACCGCGTCCTCCCGGGCCGCGGCCAGGTCCTGGCGGGCCGCCTCCTGCAGGTTTGCGATCCGGCCCCAAAGGTCCACCTCGTAGCTCACGCCCAGGTCCACTCCGTAGCGGTCGTTGATCCGGTCGCCGAACCACACCTCCCCGGCCGAGCGGCTACGCTGGGCCGAGGCCGAGGCGGTCACCGCGGGCAGCCGGGCCGCCCCGGCCCGGGCGGCCGCGGCGCGGGCCTCGGCCACCCGGGCGGCCATGCGCCGCAGGTCCAGGTTGCCGCGGACCGCCCGCTCCACGAGACGGTCCAGCTCGGGGTCGCCGAAGGCGCGCCACCACCGGGCCGCGAGCACCCGCTCTCCGGCCTGGGCCGGCAGGTCGCCGAAGCTCTGCTCGGCCAGGGCCACCGGCGGCTCGGGCGGACGGATGCGGGCCGGGCCGGCGCACCCGGCCGCCCCCAAGAGCACGACGATCGCCAGCGCCGTCGGCCTCACGGCGTCACCCCCACCCCGCCCAGGGTGAACGACACCACGTGCTCGCAGATCCGCTCCGCCATGGCCTCGTCGCACTCCCGGCCCAGCAGGGTCTCCAGCACCCGCCGGGCCCGGACGAAGTGGATCACCTGGCCGAGCAGGCTGGCCGCGCACAGGGTGGCCCGGTCGGGCCCCAGGTCGGGGTGGGCCCGGAGGATCAGCCCCTGGAACATCTCGTGGGTCGGCCGGATCAACCGATCGAGCAGGACCGGATAGGCCGGCCCGGGGTCCCCGATCTCGCGCATCACCAGCGTGGGGAACCGACCCCGGCCTTCCCGTTCCTCCCCCAGCATCAGGCCGAACCACGACCGCACGAACGCGGCCGTGACCCTCCGAAGGTCCTCGACCGGGTCCCCGCCCCGGGCCTGGGCCCGGGCCGCCTGCCGGATCGCGGCCATGCTCTCGATCCGGTCGCGGAACAGCTCCAGGTACAGGTCGTGCTTCCCCCCGAAGTGGTAGTTCACGGCGGCCACGTTGGCCCCGGCCGCCTCGGTGATCTCCCGCACCGTGGCGGCCCGGTACCCCTTGTCCGCGAACACCCGCTCCGCGGCCCGCAGGAGCCGCTCGCGGGTGCCCTCCCCCCGGACGCACCGTGCGGAGTGATCGGTCATGACGACGCTCCTTGTGTTGGGCCTTCGGCCCGCTGGGCGGCGGGGCGGCGAGGTGGCTGGGCGGCTGCCGAGTCGCCGCCGCCAACGGCGGGGCTCAAGTGAAACGCCAGTTTCAAGCAGTTGTTTCACGCTGTCAAGGCCGGGCCGTTGCGGCCGCTTCTTGCCTCTTGGGCCGCGGCCGGGGCACCATAGCCGCCCGGCCGCCTGGCTGCCCAGCCGCCTGGCGGGCCGAAGGCCCCCAACCGAAGACCAACGACCGAAGTTACATGGAAGGAATCATGGATTCGGGATATCTTCTGCAGTGTGCCGCGTGCGGGCACGAGCACCGGGTGGCCCACGGCCGCACCGGGCAGGCGGTGCGGTGCGGCGCGTGCGGCGCGCCGCTGATCCGGGGCAACTGCCTGCCCGACGACGTGACCGATGCGGACTGGGAACGGGAGGTTCTGGGGTCCCGGGCGCCGGTGATCGTGGTGGTGTGGGGTCCGGAGTGCCCGGTGTGCGCGGACTACGAGGTGAGCGTGGGGCAGATGGCCATCCGCCTGTACGGCGAGGCCCGGGTGCTACGGCTCAACATCGAGGAGAACCCCGAGACGGCCCGGCGTTACGGGATCGAGGGGGTTCCCATGGTGCTTCTGTTCCGGGACGGCCGGCTCCTGGCCCAGCTCCCCGGCCCCCGGGGCGAGCAGGGGCTGCGCGAGGCGCTGGGGTTGGGGGAGGGGCATTAGGGCGCTAGGACGTTGGGACGGTGGGACGTGTTCAGGACCGGCCGATCCAACGTTCCAGCCGTTCCTTGCCGGCCCGCAGGGCGTCCTCGGGGGAGCCGGGGTGCACCTCCAGCACCCGGGGGGCCCCGTCGGGCACCAGGGCCAGCAGGGCCTCGAACGCCAGCTCCCCCTCCCCCGGCGACCGGTGGTCGTCGAGGCCCACGGCGTCGTGGAGGTGGGTTCCCACCAGACGGTCCTGGAACCGCTCCAAAGGGCCCGTGACCTCGGGCTCGAACCCCAGGCACCACTGGGCCGCCGCGTGGCCGGTGTCGTGCCAGTAGCCCAGGGGCGCGCCGTCCAACTCCCGGAAGAACAGGTCGAACTCGTCGGAGCTCGGGATCTCGGCCGGGTGGTATCGGTTCTCCAGGGCCAGGGTGAGCCCCCGCCGCAGGGCCTCGCCCGCGAGCCGGTCCAGGCTCGACAGGGCCGCGTCCCGGAACCGGGGGGCGAACCGCTCCCGGGCCTGGGCCACGGCCCGCCGGAGCTCCTCGTACTCCGGCTCGTCCCGCCTCCCCTGCCGGAGCCTCCTTTCGAGTTCCAGGGGGTCGGGCTCCCCGGACCACTCCACCGTGCCCACGTGCAGAACCACCACCGGCGCCCCCAGGTCCTCGGCCCAGGCCAGGGACTCCACCGCCCGGCGCACGGCGGCCCGGCGCTCGTCCCGGTCCGGGGCGGTGAGCCGGGGGCCCTCCACGTGGGCGCGGCCGGGATCGGCCCAGGGATCCCGGGGGAACGGGCTGTGCACCGAGACCACCCCGATCCCCTCCCGCTCCAGGGCGGGCCGCAGGGTGCGCATCTGCTCCGCCGTGACCCGGTAGTCTACCTCCACCGCCCGAAATCCGAGCGCCATCAGGCCCTCGGCGATCTCTGAGCCGCGGGGCTCGGGAGTACGGAGGGTGAAGTAAGCCGTGGACAACGCGATCATGGTTTCACACCGGTGACAGGGGCTGCCGCAGGCCCCGTGGAGACCTGTTTGCGGAACACAAGCTCCCGCACGAGATCTGAAATCAAACGTTCCCAAGCGGGTCATGGGGTTCAGGAACCGGAATTCAGCGGACAGGAGACAGGAAATCCTGAAAAGCAGTTTGGGTTCCCGGGGGGACCCTCTCGGGGCACCGAAGAGCCTTCTCCCTGTCCACCGACTTCTGAATTCTGGCCCCTGAAACCCATGCCCCCCGAGGCCTTGGCGTCAGGGCTCAGGAGCCGCCCGGCCGCCCAGCGGGCCGAAGGCCCCAGACCGACGACCGTAGACCGACGACCGTAGACTGGCGACCGTAGACTGACGACCGTAGACCGAAGTTCCTGGGAAGGGTACGGGACCCACGGGGGTTTGGCAACGGGCCGGACGAACAGAAGTGACCGGAGCCTCTGGTTCTGCTAGACTTTTGGGTTTCGGCCGACCAAACCTTCCGGCGGAGGTGCGCGGGTGTTCGACCGTCTGATCGACCTCTGGAACCAGATCGACTGGGGCCCCTTCCTCGAGCACGTGACGAACGAGCGCATCATGGCCGCCCTGACCCACCCTTACGGCCTGGCCGCGATCGGGGTGCTCATGCTGCTGTCCCTGTTCATGAAGTGGCGGATCACCTTCGCCGTGCTGGCCGGGGGCACGGCCGTGGCGTTCCTGGGCCGGTACGTGACCGCTGGCGAGGGAGGGCCCAACCGCCAGCTGTTCCTGTTCGCCGGCGGGGCGGTGGCGGTCGGCGCGTTTCTGATCTACTACCTGTTCATCCGCGAGGACTAGGACCGTGGGCCGGATCGGGATCACCACCACGGTGCCGGTGGAGGTCATCTTTGCCGCCGGCCACGAGCCGGTGGATCTGAACAACGCCTTCATCACCCACCCGGACCGGGCCCGGTTCCTGGAGGAGGCCGAGGCGGCCGGGTTCCCCACCACCACCTGCTCGTGGATCAAGGGGCTGTACACCGCGGCCCGCCGTCTCGGGGTGGACGCCGTGGTGGGGGTGATGTCGGGGGACTGCTCCAACACCCAGGCGCTCGTTGAGATCTGGCAGTACGAGGGGGTCGAGACAATCCCGTTCGCCTTCCCCTACGACCGGGACCCCGAGGCCCTTTCCGAGCAGATCGACCGGCTGTGCCGCCGGCTGGGCACCACCCGGGAGGCGGCCGAGGCACAGAAGGTCCGGCTCGACCGGGTGCGGGCCCTGGCCGCGGAGGTGGACCGGCTCACCTGGGCCGAGCACCGGGTCACCGGAGGGGAGAACCACCTGCTGCTGGTGGGGTGCAGCGACTTCGAGGGGCAGCCCGAGCGTTACGCCGAGCGGCTCGAGCGGTTCCTGGCCGAGGCCCGGGGCCGACCCCCCTCCCCGCCGGAGGTGCGGCTGGGCTACATCGGGGTGCCCCCGATCCTCGACGGGCTGTACGAGCTGCTCGAGTCCTTTGGCGCCCGGGTCGTGTTCAACGAGACCCAGCGCCAGTTCTCGCTCCCCTATCCGGGCGCCCCCCTGGCCGAGGCCTACCTCAGGTACACCTACCCCTACGACGTGTTCAGCCGCCTGACCGACATCCGCGCCGAGGTGGAGCGGCGGGGCATCCAGGGGATCATCCACTACGTGCAGTCGTTTTGCTTCCGCCAGATGGAGGACGTGATCCTTCGCAAGGAGCTCGGGGTGCCCGTGCTCACCTTGGAGGGAGACCGCCCCGGCCCCGTGGACGCGCGCACCCGCACCCGGCTCGAGAGCTTCGTCGAGATGATCGAGGGCCTGGGGCTGTGAGGGAGGTCACCCATCGTGCGCATCGACCTGCTGGAGAAGAAGATCCTGCGCAAGGCCGGCCAGGCCATCGCCGAGTTCGGCATGATCGCCGACGGCGACCGCGTCCTGGTGGCCCTGTCCGGGGGCAAGGACTCCTGGACCCTGCTCCACTGCCTGGAGATCCTGCGCCGCCGGGCGCCGGTCGCGTTCGAGCTCCACGCGGTCACGGTCCACCCGGGATTCCCCGGGTTCCGCACCGAGCCGCTGGAGGAATACTGCGCGGCCCACGGGTACCGCCACTTCGTGGAGCACTCCCACATCTACGAGATCGTGGAGGCCAAGCGCCACCCGGGCACCAGCTACTGCGCCTTCTGCTCCCGGCTGCGACGGGGCGTGCTCTACGGCATCGCCCGGCGCGAGGGGTTCACCAAGATCGCCCTGGGCCACCATGCCGACGACCTGATCGAGACCCTGCTCCTCAGCCAGTTCTACACGGGCGAGATCAAGAGTATGCCGCCGGTGCTCCGGGCCGAGGACGGGGTGAACGTGGTGATCCGGCCCCTGTGCCGGGTGTTCGAGGAGGACATCCGGGCCTATGCCGCGGCCATGGGGTTCCCCGTGGTGTGCTGCGGGTGCCCGGTGTGCGGGGTGGAGGACCAGAAACGTAAGCGGGTCAAGGCCCTGCTGCGGCAGCTCGAGACCGAGCACCCCGGCATCAAGGCCAGCATGCTCTCCAGCCTCGGCCGGGTGCGGCGGGGCTATCTGATGGAACCGGCGGCGCCGTGATCGACCCCACCTTGTTCCTGGTCCTCCACTGCCTGTTCGCGTTCCCGTGCGCCGCCCACCTGGTGCTTCGGCAGCGGGACCCGGTGGCCACCCTGGCCTGGCTGCAGACCGTGCTGTTCCTGCCCGGGCTCGGGCCGCTGCTCTACCTGCTGTTCGGGGCCGACCGGATCGAGCGCCGGTGGAGGCGCCGCAGGCGGCGGGCCGGCGAGCTGCTGCCCGACGACTCTCCCGTGGCCCCCCACCTGGTCACCTCGCCGCCCAGCAACCTGCCCCTGAGCGCCTCCGACACCCTGCGGGTAGCCATCGCCTCGTCCCGCACCCTGCCCACCCGGGGCAACCGGGTGCACGTGTTCGACCGGGTGGCCGACCTGTACGACGACATGCTGCAAGCCCTGGACCGGGCCGAGCGCTGCATCCACCTGGAGTACTACATTTTTGAACCCGACGACACGGGCCGGGCCTTCTTGGACCTGCTGGCCGCCAAGGCGGCCCAGGGCGTGGAGGTGCGCCTCCTGCTCGACGCCGTGGGCTCGCGCAAGCTCACCCCGGCCCACCTGGCCTCCCTGACCGAGAACGGGGGCCGGGTGGCCTGGTTCCTGCCCCTGCGGGGGCTGATGAAGACCCGATCCCTGCACCTCAGGAACCACCGGAAGATCGCGGTGGTGGACGGCCGGGTGGCCTACACCGGGGGGGTGAACATCGGCGACGAGTACCGCGGCCGCTGGGCCCGCCAGCCTCCGTGGCGAGACACCCACATGAAGGTGTTGGGGCCGGCCGTGCACCAGCTGCACCACGTGTTCGCCGAGGACTGGCACTTCGCCACCGGCGAGGACGTGGTCACGCCAGACCGGTTCCCGGTCCAGGAACCGGCGGGGCCGGCCACGGTTCACGTGGTGGCGAGCGGGCCCGACGACCCGGCCCGGGCGATCCACGCCACCCTGTTCCACGCCATCGTGTCCGCCCGGCGGCGGGTCTGGATCGAGACCCCCTACTTCGTGCCCGACGCCCCCATCCTCACGGCCCTGTCCACGGCGGCCCGCCGCGGGGTGGACGTGGAGATCCTGCTTCCCCAGCGCACGGACCACCCGCTGGTGGACCGGGCCGGCGAGAGCTTCCTGGCCGACCTGCTGGAGGCCGGGGTGCGGGTGTTCCGGTACGAGCCGGGCATGCTCCACACCAAGCTGGTGGTGGTGGACGGCCGCTGGGGCATGTTGGGGTCGGCCAACATGGACATCCGCTCGTTCCGGCTCAACTTCGAGGTGAACCTGCTGGTGCTCTCCCCCGACCTGGCCGCCCGGATCGAGGGCGTCTACGAGGCCGACCGCTCCCTGGCCCGGCCGTTCACCCGCAGCCACGTGGACTCGGCCTCCCTGC
This is a stretch of genomic DNA from Deferrisoma camini S3R1. It encodes these proteins:
- a CDS encoding CerR family C-terminal domain-containing protein; translated protein: MTDHSARCVRGEGTRERLLRAAERVFADKGYRAATVREITEAAGANVAAVNYHFGGKHDLYLELFRDRIESMAAIRQAARAQARGGDPVEDLRRVTAAFVRSWFGLMLGEEREGRGRFPTLVMREIGDPGPAYPVLLDRLIRPTHEMFQGLILRAHPDLGPDRATLCAASLLGQVIHFVRARRVLETLLGRECDEAMAERICEHVVSFTLGGVGVTP
- a CDS encoding thioredoxin family protein gives rise to the protein MDSGYLLQCAACGHEHRVAHGRTGQAVRCGACGAPLIRGNCLPDDVTDADWEREVLGSRAPVIVVVWGPECPVCADYEVSVGQMAIRLYGEARVLRLNIEENPETARRYGIEGVPMVLLFRDGRLLAQLPGPRGEQGLREALGLGEGH
- a CDS encoding sugar phosphate isomerase/epimerase family protein, which translates into the protein MALGFRAVEVDYRVTAEQMRTLRPALEREGIGVVSVHSPFPRDPWADPGRAHVEGPRLTAPDRDERRAAVRRAVESLAWAEDLGAPVVVLHVGTVEWSGEPDPLELERRLRQGRRDEPEYEELRRAVAQARERFAPRFRDAALSSLDRLAGEALRRGLTLALENRYHPAEIPSSDEFDLFFRELDGAPLGYWHDTGHAAAQWCLGFEPEVTGPLERFQDRLVGTHLHDAVGLDDHRSPGEGELAFEALLALVPDGAPRVLEVHPGSPEDALRAGKERLERWIGRS
- a CDS encoding 2-hydroxyacyl-CoA dehydratase family protein → MGRIGITTTVPVEVIFAAGHEPVDLNNAFITHPDRARFLEEAEAAGFPTTTCSWIKGLYTAARRLGVDAVVGVMSGDCSNTQALVEIWQYEGVETIPFAFPYDRDPEALSEQIDRLCRRLGTTREAAEAQKVRLDRVRALAAEVDRLTWAEHRVTGGENHLLLVGCSDFEGQPERYAERLERFLAEARGRPPSPPEVRLGYIGVPPILDGLYELLESFGARVVFNETQRQFSLPYPGAPLAEAYLRYTYPYDVFSRLTDIRAEVERRGIQGIIHYVQSFCFRQMEDVILRKELGVPVLTLEGDRPGPVDARTRTRLESFVEMIEGLGL
- the ttcA gene encoding tRNA 2-thiocytidine(32) synthetase TtcA, with amino-acid sequence MRIDLLEKKILRKAGQAIAEFGMIADGDRVLVALSGGKDSWTLLHCLEILRRRAPVAFELHAVTVHPGFPGFRTEPLEEYCAAHGYRHFVEHSHIYEIVEAKRHPGTSYCAFCSRLRRGVLYGIARREGFTKIALGHHADDLIETLLLSQFYTGEIKSMPPVLRAEDGVNVVIRPLCRVFEEDIRAYAAAMGFPVVCCGCPVCGVEDQKRKRVKALLRQLETEHPGIKASMLSSLGRVRRGYLMEPAAP
- the cls gene encoding cardiolipin synthase — protein: MIDPTLFLVLHCLFAFPCAAHLVLRQRDPVATLAWLQTVLFLPGLGPLLYLLFGADRIERRWRRRRRRAGELLPDDSPVAPHLVTSPPSNLPLSASDTLRVAIASSRTLPTRGNRVHVFDRVADLYDDMLQALDRAERCIHLEYYIFEPDDTGRAFLDLLAAKAAQGVEVRLLLDAVGSRKLTPAHLASLTENGGRVAWFLPLRGLMKTRSLHLRNHRKIAVVDGRVAYTGGVNIGDEYRGRWARQPPWRDTHMKVLGPAVHQLHHVFAEDWHFATGEDVVTPDRFPVQEPAGPATVHVVASGPDDPARAIHATLFHAIVSARRRVWIETPYFVPDAPILTALSTAARRGVDVEILLPQRTDHPLVDRAGESFLADLLEAGVRVFRYEPGMLHTKLVVVDGRWGMLGSANMDIRSFRLNFEVNLLVLSPDLAARIEGVYEADRSLARPFTRSHVDSASLLHRVVTSTCRLLSPVL